TTCCCTGTATCGCTGTTCCACCAAACGGCCGCCTGCCTCTTCGAGGACTTCCCAAGCCGCTTCCAACTGGACCGGGGACAATTGTTCCTTCATGTCGTCGTTGAAGTATTCGGCGGCCTCCGCTGCTCGGCCATCCGCCAGTTTGTTGATAAAATCTTCGGCGGCTACGGCGATAGGTTCTCCATAGGTACGGCAGCCGGTAAACAACAGCATGAGCCCAACCAGCAGCAGCACCAGGACCAGCTCTTGCCTTGTCATCTTCAATTAACCCCCTTAAAATTCCT
The Clostridia bacterium genome window above contains:
- a CDS encoding DUF3887 domain-containing protein encodes the protein MTRQELVLVLLLVGLMLLFTGCRTYGEPIAVAAEDFINKLADGRAAEAAEYFNDDMKEQLSPVQLEAAWEVLEEAGGRLVEQRYREVVDFDFHRVILITGIFEKADVEFRITFDEGEKIAGLYIKNPEPVERVATAGYQFSRR